In Desulfobacterales bacterium, a genomic segment contains:
- a CDS encoding metallophosphoesterase produces the protein MVRRNRIFLGLLAFFAVAFTTAPYSFSQDTTISSGFSVILVPDTQYYTKYYPQIYRQQTRWIADNRDRLNIKFVIHMGDITQDNTTRQWQVADKAHQILDQAGIPFSVVPGNHDMPSDGLGRKRDTSLFNRYFGPHRFAGKTWYGGHLGPGNENNYSFFDSGGLKFMVLGLEFAPTRAALAWANDIVRKFKDHRVIVVMHCYLAKSPAGDTGAGGYQKNCAERYHLDGSGGDTVWKNLIRRHQNIFMVLSGHVHDVEHKKRIGLSGNPIHEILTDYQSEHPGGDIEKPKSGNGWLRSLLFFPDENRIDVRPHSVIGEKGFYLISQYDPDPRHNDHAFSIEYRMKNRTP, from the coding sequence ATGGTCCGACGCAACAGGATCTTTTTAGGACTGCTGGCATTTTTTGCAGTTGCGTTTACGACCGCCCCTTACAGCTTCAGTCAGGATACAACGATATCCTCCGGCTTTAGCGTCATCCTTGTACCGGATACCCAGTATTATACAAAATATTATCCCCAGATTTACCGCCAACAGACCCGCTGGATCGCCGACAACCGCGACAGGCTCAATATCAAATTTGTTATTCACATGGGCGATATCACCCAGGACAACACCACGAGGCAGTGGCAAGTTGCCGATAAGGCCCATCAGATACTCGACCAGGCCGGTATCCCCTTCAGCGTGGTTCCGGGAAATCATGACATGCCAAGCGATGGACTGGGCCGAAAGCGCGACACTTCTCTGTTCAACCGCTATTTCGGTCCTCATCGGTTTGCGGGAAAAACCTGGTATGGCGGGCATTTGGGCCCCGGCAATGAAAACAATTACAGTTTTTTTGACAGCGGCGGTCTGAAATTCATGGTGCTCGGCCTTGAATTTGCGCCAACCCGGGCAGCCCTTGCGTGGGCCAATGACATCGTCCGTAAATTCAAGGATCATCGCGTCATTGTTGTTATGCACTGCTATCTGGCCAAATCGCCCGCAGGCGACACCGGTGCGGGCGGCTATCAAAAAAATTGCGCCGAAAGATATCATCTTGACGGCAGCGGCGGTGATACGGTCTGGAAAAATCTTATCCGTCGGCATCAAAACATATTTATGGTTTTATCCGGCCATGTGCATGATGTTGAACATAAGAAGCGCATCGGTCTATCCGGCAATCCGATCCATGAAATTTTAACCGATTACCAGAGCGAGCATCCGGGGGGAGATATTGAAAAACCCAAAAGCGGAAACGGCTGGCTGAGAAGCCTGTTGTTCTTTCCGGATGAAAACAGGATCGATGTCCGGCCCCATTCGGTTATCGGTGAAAAAGGGTTTTATCTGATTTCGCAATACGATCCCGATCCCCGGCATAACGACCACGCTTTTTCAATTGAATACCGCATGAAAAACCGGACGCCTTAA
- a CDS encoding MFS transporter — protein sequence MARGLGGAEAVVLLMAFNITNGTSRLVSGFLSDKVGRKRVMSSAFFLAGCAYLLFPHVDGLAGWAVLAAVVGFAFGTLFAVSAPFVSDCFGMAHFGSIFGLVFTAFGFFSGALGPWLSGYLLDSSGGNFTLVFLYLGGLMFISALLIQVATPYTECKL from the coding sequence ATGGCCCGCGGGCTGGGCGGCGCAGAGGCGGTGGTCCTGCTGATGGCATTTAATATCACCAATGGCACGAGTCGCCTGGTGAGTGGTTTTCTTTCGGACAAGGTCGGCCGGAAACGGGTCATGAGCAGCGCTTTTTTCCTGGCAGGTTGTGCCTATCTTCTGTTTCCACACGTGGATGGTCTCGCTGGCTGGGCGGTTCTGGCCGCCGTCGTGGGGTTTGCGTTTGGAACCCTGTTTGCCGTATCCGCCCCGTTTGTGAGCGACTGCTTCGGAATGGCGCACTTCGGATCCATCTTCGGACTGGTTTTTACCGCCTTTGGTTTTTTTTCAGGAGCCCTGGGGCCTTGGCTGAGCGGCTATCTGCTGGATAGCTCCGGTGGGAACTTTACCCTGGTGTTTCTCTATCTGGGCGGTCTGATGTTTATCTCCGCCCTGCTGATACAGGTTGCCACACCTTACACGGAGTGTAAATTATAG